In one Triplophysa dalaica isolate WHDGS20190420 chromosome 9, ASM1584641v1, whole genome shotgun sequence genomic region, the following are encoded:
- the slc36a4 gene encoding neutral amino acid uniporter 4: protein MGSTDQLDMEVMTPLMEGGEGEEEDVDEDEVQKSQGITFTQTLLHLLKGNIGTGLLSLPLAVKNAGIVLGPVSLVLMGVVCVHCMHVLVHCSHQLSERLKRPPLGYSDTVAVAMDMSSFQCLRKGAHFGRQLVNFFLVLTQLGFCSVYFVFLAENIKQVMEGASLNTSMEHVVLFSNTSEDGVVSPHPPSVAVTTGLDLRLYMVFLLPFIIILTFIRDLRNMAALSAIANLCMAISLILIFTYILNDLSDPRQLQFSSTWRKYPFFFGTAIFAFEGIGVVLPLENQMREPKRFPQALNIGMGVIIVLYVTLATMGYLRFGDDIKGSITLNLPHDWSNQLVKILYSFGVFVSFAVQFFVPAEILSPPVCERVRKTWRRAADLSLRALLVCLTCVTAIMIPRLDLVISLVGAVSSSALALIFPPLVELIAHPSQPPPPLLLLKDLSIAALGFIGFLAGTYVTVEEIIYPDDQRQSHLHDDGTWTTPTTSPP, encoded by the exons ATGGGCTCAACTGATCAACTAG ACATGGAGGTTATGACCCCTCTGATGGAAGGGGGAGAAGGTGAGGAAGAGGACGTGGATGAAGACGAAGTGCAAAAGTCTCAAGGCATCAC ATTTACTCAAACTCTGCTGCATCTCCTGAAGGGGAATATCGGCACTGGGCTGCTCAGCCTTCCTCTAGCAGTGAAGAATGCTGGGATAGTG CTTGGTCCGGTTAGTCTGGTGTTGATGGGTGTGGTGTGTGTTCACTGCATGCACGTCCTGGTCCACTGCAGCCATCAGCTCAGCGAGCG GTTAAAACGTCCCCCCCTCGGTTATAGTGACACAGTCGCTGTTGCCATGGATATGAGTTCATTCCAGTGCCTGAGGAAAGGTGCTCATTTTGGGAG GCAGTTAGTGAATTTCTTCTTGGTTTTGACCCAGCTGGGTTTCTGTAGCGTCTACTTCGTGTTCCTGGCAGAAAACATCAAACAG GTGATGGAAGGCGCTAGTTTGAACACATCCATGGAGCATGTGGTGCTATTCTCCAATACCTCTGAGGACGGCGTTGTCTCTCCGCATCCACCTTCTGTCGCCGTGACAACGGGGCTGGACCTTCGGCTATATATGGTCTTCCTCCTTCCATTCATCATCATCCTGACCTTCATCAGAGACCTGCGAAACATGGCAGCTCTCTCCGCTATAGCTAACCTCTGCATGGCCATCAGCCTCATCCTGATCTTCACATACATCCTCAAC GACTTGAGTGATCCCAGACAACTGCAGTTTTCCTCCACATGGCGCAAATATCCTTTCTTCTTTGGAACAGCCATCTTTGCTTTTGAAGGAATTGGAGTG gttCTTCCTTTGGAAAATCAAATGCGAGAGCCGAAACGCTTCCCCCAAGCTCTTAATATTGGCATGGGTGTCATCATAGTTTTGTACGTGACCCTGGCGACGATGGGATACCTTCGCTTTGGAGACGACATCAAAGGAAGCATCACTCTTAACCTTCCACATGACTG gtCCAATCAACTGGTGAAGATCTTGTACTCGTTCGGTGTGTTTGTGAGTTTCGCTGTGCAGTTTTTCGTGCCGGCTGAGATTCTGTCTCCGCCCGTGTGCGAGCGGGTCAGGAAAACCTGGAGACGGGCGGCTGATCTGAGTCTTCGAGCCCTGCTCGTCTGCCTCACCT gtgtAACAGCCATCATGATACCGCGCTTGGACTTGGTGATCTCATTGGTCGGTGCGGTGAGCAGCTCAGCGCTGGCGCTCATCTTTCCTCCTCTGGTGGAGCTCATCGCGCATCCCAGCCAACCTCCCcctcctctcctcctcctcaAAGATCTCTCCATCGCTGCCCTGGGCTTTATCGGCTTCCTGGCAGGAACCTACGTGACTGTGGAGGAGATCATTTATCCTGACGACCAAAGGCAGAGCCATCTCCATGACGATGGCACCTGGACCACACCTACTACCTCACCTCCCTAA